In one Lepisosteus oculatus isolate fLepOcu1 chromosome 26, fLepOcu1.hap2, whole genome shotgun sequence genomic region, the following are encoded:
- the LOC102698248 gene encoding phosphatidylinositol transfer protein alpha isoform encodes MIIKEFRVILPVSVEEYQVGQLYSVAEASKNETGGGEGVEVLKNEPYEKDGEKGQYTHKIYHLQSKVPKFVRMLAPDSALNIHEKAWNAYPYCRTVITNEYMKDNFLIKIETWHKPDNGTQENVHGLDPDTWKNVEVVHIDIADRNQVNAKDYKPDEDPAKFKSVKTGRGPLGPNWKKELPQKTDCPHMCAYKLVTVKFKWWGLQNKVENFIQKQEKRLFTNFHRQLFCWIDRWIELTMDDIRRMEEETKRELDEMRVRDPVKGMTATED; translated from the exons ATGATCATCAAGGAGTT CCGGGTGATCCTGCCAGTTTCTGTGGAGGAG TACCAGGTGGGCCAGCTGTACTCGGTGGCCGAGGCCAGTAAGAATGAGACCGGGGGCGGCGAGGGCGTGGAGGTGCTGAAGAACGAGCCGTACGAGAAAGATGGGGAGAAAGGACAGTACACCCACAAGATCTACCACCTGCAGAG TAAAGTCCCCAAATTTGTAAGGATGCTGGCCCCGGATTCTGCACTCAACATCCATGAGAAAGCCTGGAATGCCTATCCCTACTGCCGCACTG TCATTACT AACGAGTACATGAAGGACAACTTCCTCATCAAAATCGAGACCTGGCACAAACCTGACAATGGCACTCAGGAGAAT GTACATGGGCTGGACCCGGACACCTGGAAGAACGTGGAGGTTGTGCACATTGACATCGCCGACCGCAACCAGGTTAACGCAAAG GATTACAAACCAGATGAGGACCCTGCCAAGTTCAAATCGGTGAAGACGGGCCGTGGGCCGCTGGGACCCAACTGGAAG AAAGAGCTGCCTCAGAAGACAGACTGCCCGCACATGTGTGCCTACAAGCTGGTGACGGTGAAGTTCAAGTGGTGGGGCCTGCAGAACAAAGTCGAGAACTTCATCCAGAAG CAAGAGAAGCGTCTCTTTACGAATTTCCACCGGCAGCTGTTCTGCTGGATCGACAGGTGGATTGAGCTCACCATGGATGACATCCGCCGCATGGAGGAGGAGACCAAGAGAGAGCTGGACGAG ATGCGAGTACGGGACCCGGTAAAGGGCATGACGGCTACAGAAGACTGA